Within the Pseudomonas guangdongensis genome, the region GTCCTCGGCCAGCTTCGCGCAGGCCGCCAGCTCCGCCGGCACGCTGCCACCGAGCTGCAGGGCCAGCGGGTGCTCGCTCGCATCGTGGTCGAGGAAGCGCGCGCGGTCGCCATGCAGCAGAGCGCCGGTGGTGACCATCTCGGTGTAGAGCAGGGCATGTTGCGAGAGCAGGCGCAGAAAGAATCGGCAGTGTCGGTCAGTCCAGTCCATCATCGGCGCAACGGAAAAGCGCCTGCTCTGGATGCCTTGATTTGCGCGGGATTCAGAGGGGGTGTGGGTCATGAAAAAGGCCTGTTTTTAGGGCTTTGTGCACACGCAGTGCACACGAAGGGCATGAACAGGGGTATGATACAGGCATGCGCGGGTTGTAGTGGTCAAGCCATCCCGGACAGTGGGTTAAGTTTTTTCTCGGCCACGGCAGGCGGGAGTCCGTCGTTGGCTTGATGCGGCCTGATCCAGTTGTACCGATACATCAGGTAATGACTGATATCACGCCGAGCTTCCCGAGCACACAGGTAGCCCGTTGAGGGTATCCACTCGGTCTTCAGGCTGCGAAACAGCCGCTCCATCGGCGCGTTGTCCCAACAGTTGCCGCGCCGGCTCATGCTTTGCCGCATCCGGTAACGCCATAGCCGTTGCCGGAACAGGCGGCTGGCGTACTGGCTTCCCTGATCCGAGTGGAACATCACCTTCTGCGGTCTGCCACGCTGCTCGTAGGCCATGTCCAACGCACGGGCAGCCAGCTCCGCATCCGGCCTGTCAGAGAAGGCCCAGCCGATGACGCGACGAACGTGAAGATCCAGAACCACAGCCAGGTAATGCCAGCGGCCCTGCGCCCAGACATAGGTGATGTCACCACACCAGACCTGGTTGGGACGCTCGACAGTGAACTCGCGGTTCAGCAGGTTCGGAATGTAGGGACGCTCAACCGTTGCTGACCTGTACGCATGCGAGCCTGGCTGCTTGCTGACGAGGCCCAGCTCACGCATCAGGCTGCGCACCTGAAAGCGACCGATCATCACACCGCTCTCGCGCATCATGCCCATGATGCTGCGGCTGCCCGCAGCCCCGCGGCTTTCACTGAAAAACTGGTTGACCTGACTGCGCAGGGTTACACGACGAGCATCGACTCGATGACGCCGAGCGCGATAGTCGTAGAAGCACGAACGCGGCACATCGAAGGCTGAACAGACCATTTCCACGGGCTCCTGCTCACTCAACTGGTCTATCAGCGCGTACGTTCGAGTTCGTCCGCCATCAAGAGAGCGGTAGCCTTTTTTAGGATCGCTTTCTCCCGCTCCAGCCGGTTGATCTTGGCCTCCAGCTCTTGGATCTTCTGCTGCTCGGGAGTCAGCGCCTTGCTCTGCGGGGTGATGCCATTGCGCTCATCCTGAAGCTGCTTGATCCATCGACGCAGTGCCGACTCCACCACTCCCAAAGACTGGCAGGCCTCCACCACGGTATACCCCTGGTCCAGAACCAGAGTCGCGGCTTCGCGCTTGAACTCGGTTGAGAACGTACGTCGCTGTCTGCTCATCGAACACCTCTCTAATGGCGATGATTTTCGCCTAAGTCGGTGTCCGGGATCAGTAGACCACTACAGTGGAAGAACTCATTGACATGGTGGTGTGCAGCGAGAAGGGAGGCGGCCGGAGTTTTTTGCCGTTTGATTCTTTTTTGAGTGTTGCGTTTTTTTCGTGAATTGGCTTGCCCTTATAAATATTTTGTGAAGCACAAAATATTTATAAGGGCAAAAATTTTTAAATTTTAAGCTCATTGTTTGATGTCAAATCTTAGCCGCAGCCTAACGGCTGCGAAAGAGCGATATATAGAAGCAGGGCGGAGCGGGTTGCAGGGGCTATCCTGCTATCGACCTCATTTCAGATCGCATCCGGCAGGACATCCGGTGAAAAAGCCACCAGAGGAGGGGGCAGGAAGTGACTCGCTTTTTTGTTGCCCTCAAATAATACAGATCCGTTTTTTAAAAAACATTTCAAGGGGGCGGCTTTTCGATTTCCGACGAACGGTAGGTGTTGACGTCATGTCAATGGCCAGTGAAATGCCCTGTAAGCCAGGAACCATGCGGCTTTCGGCCGTATCGAGGTGGTTGGAGATGTGAGGAAAGTTTTTTCGATGGATTGGCGACGAACGGTTGCGTGGTTCCGGCCGGCGCATGGCGATGCGGCGGATCGGGTGCGACACATACTGTCGCTGTCATCCGTACCCTGTCGTCACGCTGCCTGGCAGCCAGCTATCGGGGAAGAAGGATCTTGCGAGCAGGTTGCTCTGGAGGTGGCTGGAAAGCCTCTGTGGGGCAAGGCTGTAGGGTGGATAGGCTATGGCGCAGAAAATGCGCTGAGCGAGCTCCTAGGCTGTTTGGGCGTGGGTTTCAGTCTGTGGGCGGGGGTTGTTGCCTGAAGGTGATGTCATGAAGAAGCTGAGCACTCGCGCGCTCACGGTCAGCTTGGTCCTGAGCCTGTTCCTGTCCAACCTTGCGCTCTTACAGGCCGCCGACCGTGATCTGGATAATGATGGCCGCTGGGACTTCAACCGCGGCGGCACGGATCGGGACGTCGACAACGACGGCCGCTGGGACTACGACAAGGGCGGTAGCGACCGTGACCTCGATAACGACGGTCGTTGGGATTTCGGTGCAGGTGGCTCTGATCGGGACATCGACAACGACGGTCGCTGGGATCATGACAAGGGCGGCTCGGATCGCGACCTCGATAACGACAAACGCTGGGACTACAACCAGGGCGGCTCGGATCGGGATCTGGACAACGATGGGCGATGGGATGACTGAGTTCCTCTGCGACACCGTTTGTCGCAACCCCATGGCATACAGCCTGAGAGCTACCAGTGTACCTGCCCTGAGGTCGGGATTTTGCGGATAATGCCGAGACTCAGAGTGTTGTCGAGCCTACCTGCCTCATGCCCACGTATACCGCCAACTTCACCAAGTGTTCGCTGATCGTGCCCGAATCGCGCATCGTGGCCGACCTGCTGCTGCAAGGTGTGTCAGGGAAGGAGTGGGATCGGCAGATTCGTGAGCTGAACGTGCTCAAGAAGCGAACCGCCAATACGTCGATGACGTACGCGAACCTTGCGCGCTCGCGGTTGCAGACCATGGATGCTGAGCTGTGGGAGCTGGTGCGCGACGGCAGCGTACCGGTGGCAACCCATGCCGTGCTGGCGGCCACCGTGAAATTCTCCCCCCTGTTCGGCGATTTCCTGCGCACTGTGGTACGCGACCAGTTTCGGCGCTTTGCTACCCACCTGGAGCTGCGCCACTGGGACAACTACATCGAAGACTGCCAGCGGGCTCAGCCGCGCATGCCGGCCCTCAGCGACTCCTCGCGCACCAAATTGAGGCAAAATGCCATGCGAATGCTCGACGAGGCCGGGTTCATCGAGAACACCCGCAACCTGCGTCTGCGCAGCCAGAACATCGAACCCGTGGTGCTGCGCTATCTGCAACACCGCCAAGAGCACTATGTGCTCGACTGCCTTCAGGTATGCCCGTGAACACATTGGATGAACGGCTCAACAAGATCCTCGACCGGATCACCTCCGACGATTTTCTGAAAGGCCAGGGACTGGGCAATGAAGTGCCGTTCTACGCCTTTGACTACCCACCCGAAGAGGAAGAAAGGGTGCGCGAGCACGTACGCTTTCTCGACGGCGCGATCACTAAGCGTCGTCCTGGCCTCAAGGTGGCAGTGATCAATCTGTTCGAGCTGCTGATGGAGATGCTCGAAGGCCGCAAGCTGCTTGAGAAGTCCCTGCACATGCAGTCTACCAAAGGGGATGAGGCCGTCTTCAAAGCGCTGAAAGCGCCACTGGATGCCGGCAAGGTGGCCAAAGAGCTGGTCGAGCGCTTCCCTCCGGCCGATTACAGCATGCTGTTGCTGACCGGTGTTGGCTCGGCCTATCCGCTACTGCGCACCCACAACCTCCTGAACAACCTGCAACCGTTCATGGGACAGCCCCCCCTGGTGCTGTTCTACCCCGGTCGCTATGACGGCCAGTCCCTGCGACTGTTCGGAATACTCGGCGAGAAGCCCTACTACCGCGCTTTCCAGCTGGTGAGCTAAAAGGAATTACCCGTGCAGATTCAGAAACTCTTCACCCGCTCCATTCACCGTTCGATCAACGGTGTGATCAAGGCCGACCAGGGCGATGCCGACTCGGTCTGGCAGGAGCTCGACGAGTACGTCATCACCCGCGAGCTGGACCAGCACCTGCGTAGCTTCTTCGAGTCCTACCTGTTCGCCCTCGATCACCCCCAGGAGGCTGCGGGTCGGGTAGGGGTGTGGATCTCAGGCTTCTTCGGCTCGGGTAAGTCGCACTTTCTGAAAATTCTTTCCTACCTGCTGGAGAACAAGCAGGTCAGCCGCGAGGGCGAGAGTCGTCGGGCCATCGATTTTTTCCAGGAGAAGATTCTCGATCCGATGCTCGCTGCGGATATCAAGCGCGCGATTTCTCTGGATACCGATGTCCTGCTGTTCAACATCGACAGCAAGGCCGACACCAGCGATGGCCGTGATGCCATCCTGCGTGTCTTCCTGCGCGTGTTCAACGAGAAGCTCGGCTACTGTGGCGATCACCCACACATCGCGCATATGGAGCGCTACCTCGACGAGCAGGGCAAGTTCGAGGCGTTCCGTCAGGCTTTCGCCGATGCTTCTGGCTCCACCTGGGAGGAAGAGCGCGACGCCTACCACTTCCAGGTCGATGCTCTGGCCACTGCGCTATCGCAGGTGCTTGGGCAGGAAATCAACGATGCAGACGCCTGGGTAGAGCGCTTCGAGAAGGACTTCAGTCTGAGCGTCGAGAACTTCGCTGGCTGGGTGCGGGACTATCTCGACAAGCAGGGCAACCAGAAACGCATCGTCTTCCTCGTGGATGAGATCGGCCAGTTCATTGGCCAGGACACCCACCTGATGCTTAACCTGCAAACCATCACCGAAAACCTCGGCACCACCTGCGGTGGCCGCGCCTGGGTGCTGGTGACCTCCCAGGAGGACATCGATGCCGTGCTCGGCGAAGTCCGGGCCTCCAAGGCCAACGACTTCTCCAAAATCCAGGGGCGCTTCAAAACGCGCCTGTCGCTCTCCAGCGGCAACGTCGACGAGGTGATCCAGCGTCGCCTGCTGGACAAGCAACCGGAGGCCAAGGATGAGTTGCGCAATATCTATCGCGAGAAAGCCGACATCCTGCGCAACCAGCTGAGCTTCACCAACATCGGCCGGACCTTCAAGGCTTTCACCGACGAAGACAACTTCGCAGCGGTCTATCCGTTCGCTCCCTACCAGTTCCAGCTGGTCCAGCGGGTGTTCGAGAGCGTGCGCAAGGCCGGAGCCACCGGCCTGCACCTGGCGCGCGGTGAGCGCTCATTGCTCGATGCCTTCCAGTCAGCCGCCAAGGCTGTCGGTCCCAGCGAAGTGGGCGTGCTGGTACCGCTCTACCGCTTCTACCCGTCCATCGAGGGTTTCCTCGAGGGGGTAGTCAAATCCACTATCGACAACGCCGCGAGCAACCCCAGCCTGGAGCTGTTCGATTCCCAGGTGCTGAAGACCCTGTTCCTGATCCGCTATGTCGATGAGATCAAGGGCAACGTCGATAACCTGATCACGCTGTTTATCGACCGTATCGATGCGGACCGCCAAGGGCTGCGCAAGCAGATCGAGGACAGCCTGCAACGTCTCGAGAAGGAGACGCTGGTCAGCCGCAACGGCGACGATTTCTTCTTCCTGACTAACGAAGAGCGCGACATCACCCGCGAGATCAAGGATGTCGACCTCACCAGCGCCGATGAGGCCCGGGAGCTGGGTGAGTTGCTGTTCAAGGAGTCGCTGCGCGACCAGCGCAAATTCCGTTTCACCGAGAACGGCAAGGACTTCGGTCTCAACCGCATGTGCGATCAGCACCCGCTGGGCAACCGCATCGATGGCGACCTGATGGTGTCGGTCATCAGCCCGCTGGTGGACGACCGCGAGACCTGGAGCGAGCAACGCTGCATCCTGGAATCTGGTCAGGGGGAGGGCAGTGTGCTGCTGCGCCTGGAGGATGACCGCGATCTGGCCCGCGAGCTGCGCCTATACCTGCAAACCGACAAGTACATCACTCGCAAGAACGATGGCACCTTGCCGTTGAATACCAAGCGCATTCTCCAGGACCGTGCTGAAGAAAACCGCCAGCGTCGTCAGCGCCTCAGCACCACGGTGGATCGCTTGCTGCGTGAGGCCGAGGTCTATGTGGCCGGGCAGAAGCTCGAACCCAAGTCCTCCAGTGCGCCCATGCTGGTCGAGGAAGCGCTCGACTATCTGGTGCGCAACACCTTTGCCAAGCTCGGCTACATCCAGCACCTGAGCAGCGACCCGCAGAAGGAGATCCAGTCGCTG harbors:
- a CDS encoding DUF1788 domain-containing protein — translated: MPVNTLDERLNKILDRITSDDFLKGQGLGNEVPFYAFDYPPEEEERVREHVRFLDGAITKRRPGLKVAVINLFELLMEMLEGRKLLEKSLHMQSTKGDEAVFKALKAPLDAGKVAKELVERFPPADYSMLLLTGVGSAYPLLRTHNLLNNLQPFMGQPPLVLFYPGRYDGQSLRLFGILGEKPYYRAFQLVS
- a CDS encoding DUF1819 family protein produces the protein MPTYTANFTKCSLIVPESRIVADLLLQGVSGKEWDRQIRELNVLKKRTANTSMTYANLARSRLQTMDAELWELVRDGSVPVATHAVLAATVKFSPLFGDFLRTVVRDQFRRFATHLELRHWDNYIEDCQRAQPRMPALSDSSRTKLRQNAMRMLDEAGFIENTRNLRLRSQNIEPVVLRYLQHRQEHYVLDCLQVCP
- a CDS encoding IS3 family transposase (programmed frameshift) is translated as MSRQRRTFSTEFKREAATLVLDQGYTVVEACQSLGVVESALRRWIKQLQDERNGITPQSKALTPEQQKIQELEAKINRLEREKAIPKKGYRSLDGGRTRTYALIDQLSEQEPVEMVCSAFDVPRSCFYDYRARRHRVDARRVTLRSQVNQFFSESRGAAGSRSIMGMMRESGVMIGRFQVRSLMRELGLVSKQPGSHAYRSATVERPYIPNLLNREFTVERPNQVWCGDITYVWAQGRWHYLAVVLDLHVRRVIGWAFSDRPDAELAARALDMAYEQRGRPQKVMFHSDQGSQYASRLFRQRLWRYRMRQSMSRRGNCWDNAPMERLFRSLKTEWIPSTGYLCAREARRDISHYLMYRYNWIRPHQANDGLPPAVAEKKLNPLSGMA
- the brxC gene encoding BREX system P-loop protein BrxC; this translates as MQIQKLFTRSIHRSINGVIKADQGDADSVWQELDEYVITRELDQHLRSFFESYLFALDHPQEAAGRVGVWISGFFGSGKSHFLKILSYLLENKQVSREGESRRAIDFFQEKILDPMLAADIKRAISLDTDVLLFNIDSKADTSDGRDAILRVFLRVFNEKLGYCGDHPHIAHMERYLDEQGKFEAFRQAFADASGSTWEEERDAYHFQVDALATALSQVLGQEINDADAWVERFEKDFSLSVENFAGWVRDYLDKQGNQKRIVFLVDEIGQFIGQDTHLMLNLQTITENLGTTCGGRAWVLVTSQEDIDAVLGEVRASKANDFSKIQGRFKTRLSLSSGNVDEVIQRRLLDKQPEAKDELRNIYREKADILRNQLSFTNIGRTFKAFTDEDNFAAVYPFAPYQFQLVQRVFESVRKAGATGLHLARGERSLLDAFQSAAKAVGPSEVGVLVPLYRFYPSIEGFLEGVVKSTIDNAASNPSLELFDSQVLKTLFLIRYVDEIKGNVDNLITLFIDRIDADRQGLRKQIEDSLQRLEKETLVSRNGDDFFFLTNEERDITREIKDVDLTSADEARELGELLFKESLRDQRKFRFTENGKDFGLNRMCDQHPLGNRIDGDLMVSVISPLVDDRETWSEQRCILESGQGEGSVLLRLEDDRDLARELRLYLQTDKYITRKNDGTLPLNTKRILQDRAEENRQRRQRLSTTVDRLLREAEVYVAGQKLEPKSSSAPMLVEEALDYLVRNTFAKLGYIQHLSSDPQKEIQSLLATPMTPGLALESTGEANPRALKEVSQHIELLAAQSRRIVLHDLVDGYFGRRPFGWPEWETVLLIVRLMLKGEVSLLGNGGPLAPQQVWSEISTPARWRTTEIQKRQQIGSGELQKARQLFKDVAGKIAPDGEDALYAAVQSTLKGWDSDFGQWRALAQSGQYPGLEVIEESLKLVRKLQATPDSFDAIQLFLKERNALLDLSDHYSDLSHFHGSQKGAWDKLRKAQQDFAPNRPKLDKQADAARALARIDEILAAKSPYKLIREGEGLIQTVAQINEGFLKEAHQRADSWLEKQIGKVNAELDALKASPDQRNRSLLPLQTLRQRIATQRSLAHIGQMQEEARDLADAAIDHLHLLAQQAAAKAKADAQKAVIDTGNGSAQAIEESTTPAPVAPAPVVAPVTPVKKRRVIEVQELVGPGYLETQADIEDFIARLRQELEQAIANQERIEIR